In one window of Marinobacter salsuginis DNA:
- the trxA gene encoding thioredoxin TrxA: protein MSGNIVNVTDASFEQDVLQSDVPVLVDYWAEWCGPCKMIAPVLEEIADEYDGKLKVCKLNIDENEQTPPKFNIRGIPTLMLFKNGNVDATKVGALSKSQLAAFLDSNL from the coding sequence ATGAGCGGAAATATCGTAAATGTAACCGACGCTTCTTTTGAGCAGGATGTACTGCAGTCAGACGTTCCCGTACTGGTGGACTACTGGGCTGAGTGGTGCGGTCCGTGCAAGATGATTGCGCCGGTGCTTGAAGAGATTGCCGACGAATACGACGGCAAACTGAAAGTCTGCAAGCTCAACATTGACGAAAACGAGCAGACCCCGCCGAAGTTCAACATCCGCGGTATCCCTACTCTGATGCTGTTCAAGAACGGCAATGTGGACGCCACCAAAGTCGGCGCCCTTTCCAAGTCCCAGCTGGCGGCCTTCCTGGACAGCAATCTCTGA
- a CDS encoding molybdenum cofactor biosynthesis protein MoaE produces the protein MISVQSEDFDVAAEYAALRDSGAGTGAIATFTGLVRDSGDLQGVTGLYLEHYPGMTEQVIQGLIDDASKRWDVRKARVIHRVGRLALCDQIVFVGVCSAHRGDAFAACQFIMDALKTSAPFWKKEITSGGEHWVEQKASDLARSRDWE, from the coding sequence ATGATTTCGGTCCAGTCTGAGGATTTTGATGTAGCCGCCGAATACGCCGCGCTCCGTGACAGCGGTGCCGGCACCGGTGCCATTGCCACCTTTACCGGCCTGGTTCGCGACAGCGGTGACCTGCAGGGCGTCACGGGGCTCTATCTTGAGCACTACCCCGGCATGACCGAACAGGTCATTCAGGGGCTTATCGATGACGCCTCGAAACGCTGGGACGTGCGCAAGGCCCGCGTGATCCACCGGGTGGGACGACTGGCGTTGTGCGACCAGATTGTCTTTGTCGGCGTGTGCAGCGCTCACCGCGGGGACGCGTTCGCAGCCTGCCAGTTCATCATGGACGCCCTGAAAACATCAGCGCCGTTCTGGAAAAAAGAGATTACTTCAGGCGGAGAACACTGGGTGGAACAGAAAGCCTCGGATTTGGCGCGATCCCGGGACTGGGAGTAA
- a CDS encoding MoaD/ThiS family protein, with amino-acid sequence MSDNTITVRFFARLREELKTEQLAIEARPGLTAGDVLAELANQGGAWSQLQGDQPVMIAINQAMAKPGSEVKPGDELAFFPPVTGG; translated from the coding sequence ATGAGTGATAACACGATTACGGTGCGTTTTTTTGCCCGCCTGCGCGAGGAACTGAAAACTGAACAGTTGGCCATCGAAGCCAGGCCGGGCCTGACAGCCGGCGATGTGCTGGCAGAGCTGGCGAATCAGGGCGGGGCCTGGAGCCAGTTACAGGGCGACCAGCCGGTGATGATTGCGATCAACCAGGCCATGGCGAAGCCGGGCTCTGAGGTCAAACCCGGTGATGAACTGGCCTTCTTCCCGCCGGTAACCGGAGGTTGA
- the glp gene encoding gephyrin-like molybdotransferase Glp, with translation MANPNLTPLEDALEHLLSKAPAVAQTETVALADALGRVLAENHYVPADVPPADNSAVDGYALRKQDLSGDQPVPVSARIPAGAAPNALAPGTAARIFTGSEIPEGADSVVMQERVEVTDAGIVVRAEVEEGQNIRRRGQDLARGDLALAKGTKVRPNEMGLLASMGVARVDVLARLRVAILSTGDELVDPGTPLGPGQIYNSNRFTLMGLLAEAGCEVVLCETLKDKREATRETLLRAAESADLIITSGGVSVGEEDHVRAVLEESGGLSLWKMAIKPGKPVAFGAIGGTPVLGLPGNPGSVLVTFLMVGMPYIRKRQGRSPKPLSGERIPADFSVSSPSVRREFVRARKEIRGSEPVVAAFPNQSSGILSSTCWADGLAVVPENTTVNPGDLLTYYSFAELLS, from the coding sequence ATGGCCAACCCAAACCTCACGCCCCTGGAAGATGCCCTGGAACACCTGTTGTCTAAAGCGCCGGCGGTTGCGCAAACTGAAACCGTCGCCCTGGCCGACGCCCTGGGCCGGGTACTTGCAGAAAACCACTATGTTCCAGCGGACGTTCCGCCGGCGGACAACAGTGCCGTGGACGGCTACGCCTTGCGCAAGCAGGACCTGAGTGGCGACCAACCCGTACCCGTGTCGGCACGGATTCCGGCTGGTGCGGCGCCAAACGCCCTTGCACCCGGCACCGCCGCCCGAATTTTCACCGGTTCGGAGATTCCCGAAGGGGCAGACTCGGTGGTGATGCAGGAACGGGTCGAGGTGACCGATGCCGGCATCGTTGTGCGGGCGGAGGTGGAAGAGGGCCAGAATATACGTCGCCGGGGCCAGGATCTGGCACGGGGCGACCTTGCGCTGGCAAAAGGTACAAAGGTGCGCCCCAATGAGATGGGTCTGCTGGCCTCCATGGGCGTTGCCCGGGTCGATGTTCTGGCGCGGCTGAGAGTCGCCATTCTGTCCACCGGCGACGAGCTTGTAGACCCCGGAACTCCCCTCGGGCCGGGACAGATCTACAACAGCAACCGCTTCACCCTGATGGGACTGCTTGCAGAGGCCGGCTGCGAGGTGGTGTTGTGCGAGACCCTGAAAGACAAACGCGAGGCGACCCGGGAAACGCTGCTGCGTGCGGCGGAGTCGGCCGATCTGATCATCACCAGTGGGGGCGTGTCCGTTGGTGAAGAAGACCATGTGCGCGCGGTGCTGGAGGAATCCGGCGGCCTGTCACTCTGGAAGATGGCGATCAAGCCCGGCAAACCCGTGGCTTTTGGTGCGATCGGCGGCACGCCCGTACTGGGGTTGCCCGGCAATCCCGGATCTGTGCTGGTCACTTTCCTGATGGTGGGCATGCCCTACATACGGAAACGCCAGGGCCGCAGCCCCAAACCTCTCTCGGGCGAGCGGATCCCGGCAGACTTTTCCGTCTCGTCGCCATCGGTGCGCCGGGAGTTTGTCCGGGCCCGGAAGGAAATCCGGGGATCGGAGCCTGTGGTCGCCGCCTTCCCCAATCAGAGCTCCGGTATCCTGAGCTCTACCTGCTGGGCAGATGGTCTGGCCGTAGTGCCCGAAAACACCACGGTGAACCCTGGCGACCTGCTAACCTACTATTCGTTTGCGGAACTGTTGAGCTGA
- the moaB gene encoding molybdenum cofactor biosynthesis protein B has translation MSSVPSTEMKPLNIALLTVSDTRGPEQDTSGQFLEDSVVETGHNLVARRILPDDVYLVRALISNWIADSQVHVVIITGGTGLLERDSTPEAVRPLLDKSVEGFGEEFRRLSAAEIGSSTVQSRAMAGMANHTVIFCLPGSTGACRTGWEGILLSQLDSRHTPCNFSGLVLRKPEKPMERLNEVIGQRAKR, from the coding sequence ATGAGCAGTGTACCCAGCACCGAGATGAAACCCCTTAACATTGCCCTGCTGACCGTGTCCGATACTCGTGGGCCTGAACAGGACACCTCCGGGCAGTTTTTGGAGGACAGCGTGGTCGAGACCGGCCACAACCTGGTGGCGCGCCGGATCCTGCCTGACGATGTGTATCTGGTGCGGGCATTGATATCGAACTGGATCGCCGATTCCCAGGTGCATGTGGTGATCATTACCGGTGGCACCGGCCTGCTTGAACGGGACAGTACGCCGGAGGCCGTCAGGCCATTGCTGGACAAATCCGTCGAGGGCTTTGGCGAGGAATTCCGTCGTCTCTCTGCCGCCGAGATCGGATCTTCTACCGTGCAATCGCGGGCGATGGCGGGAATGGCTAACCATACGGTTATTTTCTGCCTACCCGGCTCGACCGGTGCCTGCCGCACCGGCTGGGAAGGCATTCTTCTCAGTCAACTGGACAGCCGTCACACACCGTGCAATTTTTCCGGGCTCGTATTGCGCAAACCCGAGAAGCCCATGGAGCGACTCAACGAAGTGATTGGACAGCGCGCCAAGCGCTGA
- the rho gene encoding transcription termination factor Rho: MNLTELKQKSVPELLDIAQEMGLDNLARSRKQDVIFTILKKHAKSGEDIYGDGVLEILQDGFGFLRSADASYLAGPDDIYVSPSQIRRFNLRTGDTVAGKIRPPKDGERYFALLKVSEINFDKPDNARSKILFENLTPLFPDERLKLEAGNGSTEDLSSRVLDLVAPIGKGQRGLIVSPPKAGKTLLMQSIAQSITRNNPECHVMVLLIDERPEEVTEMQRTVRGEVIASTFDEPPARHVQVAEMVIEKAKRLVEHKKDVVILLDSITRLARAYNTVIPSSGKVLTGGVDAHALEKPKRFFGAARNVEEGGSLTILATALVNTGSKMDEVIYEEFKGTGNMEIHLDRKIAEKRTYPAINIRSSGTRREDLLMSEADIQRVWILRKLLHSMDDDTAAIEFLLDKLKDTKTNDEFFQSMKRR; encoded by the coding sequence ATGAATCTTACTGAACTCAAGCAGAAATCCGTGCCCGAATTGCTCGATATTGCGCAAGAGATGGGCCTCGATAACCTGGCTCGTTCGCGCAAACAGGATGTGATCTTCACCATTCTGAAGAAGCACGCAAAAAGCGGCGAAGACATCTACGGCGACGGCGTACTGGAAATTCTGCAGGACGGCTTCGGCTTCCTCCGTTCCGCCGATGCCTCCTACCTGGCAGGACCTGACGACATCTACGTGTCTCCGAGCCAGATCCGCCGTTTCAACCTGCGCACAGGCGATACGGTTGCCGGCAAGATTCGCCCGCCCAAGGACGGCGAGCGCTATTTTGCCTTGCTGAAGGTCAGCGAGATCAATTTCGACAAGCCGGACAACGCCCGCAGCAAGATTCTCTTCGAGAACCTCACGCCGCTGTTTCCGGACGAGCGCCTGAAGCTCGAGGCCGGTAACGGTAGCACCGAGGACCTCTCCTCCCGAGTACTGGATCTGGTGGCGCCGATCGGTAAAGGCCAGCGCGGCCTGATCGTTTCTCCGCCCAAGGCCGGTAAGACGCTGCTGATGCAGAGCATCGCCCAGTCCATCACACGCAACAACCCCGAGTGCCACGTGATGGTGCTGCTGATCGATGAGCGTCCTGAGGAAGTGACCGAGATGCAGCGCACCGTGCGCGGCGAAGTCATCGCCTCCACCTTCGACGAGCCGCCGGCCCGTCACGTTCAGGTGGCCGAAATGGTGATTGAGAAAGCCAAGCGTCTGGTCGAGCACAAGAAAGACGTGGTCATCCTGCTGGATTCCATCACCCGCCTGGCTCGTGCCTACAACACGGTAATCCCGTCATCTGGCAAGGTCCTGACCGGTGGTGTTGACGCCCACGCCCTGGAAAAGCCCAAGCGCTTCTTCGGTGCCGCCCGTAACGTGGAAGAGGGCGGAAGCCTGACTATTCTCGCCACGGCGCTGGTCAACACCGGCTCCAAGATGGACGAGGTGATCTACGAGGAGTTCAAGGGTACCGGCAACATGGAGATCCACCTGGATCGCAAGATTGCCGAGAAGCGGACTTATCCGGCCATCAACATCCGCAGCTCCGGCACGCGTCGCGAGGATCTGCTGATGAGCGAGGCGGATATCCAGCGGGTCTGGATCCTGCGCAAGCTCCTGCACTCCATGGACGACGATACCGCGGCCATCGAGTTCCTGCTGGACAAGCTCAAGGACACCAAGACCAACGACGAGTTCTTCCAGTCCATGAAGCGTCGTTGA
- the ubiD gene encoding 4-hydroxy-3-polyprenylbenzoate decarboxylase, with the protein MKYNDLRDFIGQLEKLGELKRISVEVDPHLEMTEICDRTLRAGGPALLFENPKGYDMPVLANLFGTPKRVALGMGQDNVTALRDIGKLLAFLKEPDPPKGFRDAIEKLPLFRQVMRMSPKVLRSAPCQDVVIEKDQVDLYQIPVQHCWPGDAGPLVTWPLVITRGPHKERQNLGIYRQQVIGRNRLIMRWLSHRGGALDFQEFQKANPGRPYPVAVALGADPATILGAVTPVPDTLSEYAFAGLLRGSRTELVKAGLSDLQVPASAEIVLEGFIYPDDMAPEGPFGDHTGYYNEVDHFPVFTVERVTHRRDPIYHSTYTGRPPDEPAILGVALNEVFIPILQKQFPEIVDFYLPPEGCSYRLAVVTMKKQYPGHAKRVMMGVWSFLRQFMYTKFVIVTDDDVDARNWEDVIWAITTRMDPTRDTTLVDNTPIDYLDFASPVSGLGSKMGMDATNKWPGETTREWGEPITMTDDVKKRVDELWDTLGIESPASRPD; encoded by the coding sequence ATGAAATACAACGACCTGCGAGACTTCATAGGCCAGCTGGAAAAGCTGGGTGAGCTGAAACGGATCAGCGTTGAAGTCGACCCTCATCTGGAAATGACCGAAATCTGCGACCGGACATTACGGGCAGGTGGTCCTGCGTTGTTGTTTGAGAATCCCAAGGGCTATGACATGCCGGTGCTGGCCAACCTGTTCGGAACACCGAAACGGGTGGCGCTGGGCATGGGGCAAGATAACGTCACAGCGTTGCGGGACATCGGTAAGCTCCTCGCGTTTCTCAAGGAGCCGGATCCCCCCAAGGGTTTCAGAGATGCCATCGAAAAACTGCCGCTGTTCCGGCAGGTGATGCGCATGAGTCCGAAGGTGCTGCGGTCTGCGCCCTGTCAGGACGTGGTGATCGAAAAAGACCAGGTGGACCTGTACCAGATTCCGGTTCAGCACTGCTGGCCCGGCGATGCCGGCCCCCTGGTGACCTGGCCACTGGTGATTACCCGTGGGCCCCATAAAGAACGCCAGAATCTGGGCATCTATCGGCAGCAGGTCATCGGCCGTAACCGTCTGATCATGCGCTGGCTGAGCCATCGCGGCGGCGCCCTGGATTTCCAGGAATTCCAGAAGGCCAATCCGGGGCGGCCTTATCCGGTGGCGGTGGCCCTCGGGGCCGACCCGGCGACGATCCTTGGGGCCGTAACGCCGGTGCCGGATACGTTGTCGGAATACGCCTTTGCCGGGCTGCTGCGAGGCAGTCGGACCGAGCTGGTGAAGGCAGGACTGAGCGATCTGCAGGTGCCAGCCAGCGCGGAGATTGTGCTGGAAGGTTTCATCTATCCGGACGACATGGCGCCGGAAGGGCCGTTTGGCGATCACACCGGTTATTACAACGAAGTGGACCACTTCCCGGTATTCACCGTAGAACGGGTCACCCATCGCAGGGATCCGATCTATCACAGCACCTATACCGGTCGCCCGCCGGATGAGCCGGCAATTCTCGGGGTGGCTCTGAACGAGGTGTTTATTCCGATTCTGCAGAAGCAGTTCCCGGAAATCGTGGATTTTTACCTGCCACCGGAAGGCTGTTCCTATCGCCTTGCAGTGGTGACCATGAAGAAACAGTACCCCGGCCATGCCAAACGGGTGATGATGGGCGTATGGTCGTTCCTGCGGCAGTTCATGTACACCAAGTTTGTGATTGTCACAGATGACGATGTGGATGCCCGTAACTGGGAAGACGTGATATGGGCGATTACCACCCGGATGGATCCCACCCGTGATACCACCCTGGTGGACAACACGCCCATCGATTATCTGGATTTTGCCTCGCCGGTCTCCGGCCTGGGTTCCAAGATGGGGATGGATGCCACCAACAAGTGGCCCGGTGAGACAACCCGTGAATGGGGTGAGCCCATCACCATGACGGATGACGTCAAAAAGCGCGTCGATGAGTTGTGGGATACCCTGGGCATTGAAAGTCCGGCATCCCGCCCCGACTGA
- a CDS encoding 2Fe-2S iron-sulfur cluster-binding protein, producing the protein MGSEHRTVRILPSGIAFTAAPEADLLSAAAQAGIAVPAACRNGVCEICEARLLAGSVLNTRNQQIIEVCERLMMCRSIALTDLELEISAVMAAGNNQPGKFQAKVVDVRSISHDVYRVELQLPRRRELSFHAGQYLSVNLPDADPCYFSIASSPSAQNIELHIQATPEWVSAQKVIDALTSGGEVTVELPHGKACLASAPTKPLLLVAAGTGFAQMKSLVDYLWETSYDQPVKLYWGVRRHEDMYLRALAQQWQEEWPRFTFLPVVGDDEDNDWAGHHDQLVRAVLASGMDWNNVEVHASGSPTMVYTLMDALVDAGLPEEAFFSDVLEYAPRT; encoded by the coding sequence ATGGGCAGTGAACACAGGACAGTGCGGATTTTGCCCTCTGGTATCGCTTTCACCGCAGCACCGGAGGCAGATTTGCTCAGCGCTGCCGCGCAGGCTGGCATTGCAGTGCCGGCGGCCTGCCGCAATGGGGTATGTGAAATCTGCGAGGCCCGATTGCTGGCCGGCAGCGTACTGAATACCCGAAACCAACAGATTATAGAGGTCTGCGAGCGCTTGATGATGTGCCGAAGCATCGCGCTCACGGACCTGGAACTGGAGATATCCGCCGTTATGGCAGCTGGAAACAATCAGCCTGGCAAGTTTCAGGCAAAGGTCGTGGACGTACGTTCCATTAGTCACGATGTCTATCGCGTTGAGCTGCAGCTCCCGCGGCGTCGGGAACTGTCGTTTCACGCCGGGCAGTATCTATCGGTCAATCTACCGGATGCCGACCCCTGCTACTTTTCCATCGCCAGCAGCCCATCGGCCCAGAACATCGAATTGCACATTCAGGCGACCCCGGAGTGGGTGTCGGCACAGAAAGTCATTGATGCCCTGACGTCGGGCGGTGAAGTGACGGTGGAACTCCCCCACGGCAAGGCATGCCTGGCTTCGGCGCCAACGAAACCTTTGCTGCTGGTGGCCGCGGGTACCGGTTTTGCCCAGATGAAAAGCCTGGTGGATTACCTGTGGGAAACGTCCTACGATCAGCCGGTCAAGCTCTACTGGGGAGTGCGCCGGCACGAGGATATGTACCTTCGCGCCCTGGCACAGCAGTGGCAGGAGGAGTGGCCCCGCTTCACGTTCCTGCCGGTGGTAGGGGACGATGAAGACAACGATTGGGCAGGCCATCACGACCAGCTGGTTCGGGCTGTTCTGGCTTCCGGAATGGACTGGAACAATGTCGAAGTCCATGCCAGCGGTTCGCCCACCATGGTGTACACCCTGATGGATGCGCTGGTGGATGCGGGTCTGCCTGAAGAGGCGTTCTTCTCTGACGTGCTGGAATACGCGCCAAGGACCTGA
- a CDS encoding heme biosynthesis HemY N-terminal domain-containing protein, whose translation MIRLLLIILLALLIGTGLSLGLQYDLGYIRISLGHYLIETNFWVGLSLIVALIVLTVLTINLIRRLRTSTGLVAGWIARGNERRARRRTTQGLLALAEGNWPRARKLLTSSASHADTPLINYLAAAQASFESGDHEAVDELLRKAFDSTPGSDMAVGITQAQLQLAGNRLEQALATLVRLRKQSPHHPFVLKLLKNTYLRLEDWRELSRLLPELRKRSVLSEAELNDLERQVWHNLLERAAEDCRRQQQQDPDASLEPLTRLWDELPGFLRRDEYTIRDYARLLAGLGDEVQTETLLRKVLRNHWSDELINLYGRVKGQKPDEQLLLAEQWLKDRPNNPELLLALGRLSLRNELWGKAREYFETSLRLKRSREALAELSRLNAHMGEEEASVKLLMQGLAKDNGLPELPMPRA comes from the coding sequence ATGATTCGCCTGTTACTGATCATCCTGCTGGCGCTGCTGATCGGCACCGGCCTGTCTCTCGGGCTGCAATATGACCTGGGCTATATCCGGATAAGCCTTGGCCATTATCTGATCGAAACCAATTTCTGGGTGGGCCTGAGCCTGATCGTTGCCCTGATCGTACTGACCGTGCTGACCATCAACCTTATCCGCCGACTCAGAACCAGTACCGGCCTGGTAGCTGGCTGGATTGCCCGAGGCAACGAACGCCGCGCCCGGCGGCGGACCACCCAGGGGCTTCTGGCATTGGCCGAAGGCAACTGGCCCAGAGCCCGAAAACTGCTGACATCCTCCGCCAGCCATGCCGATACGCCCCTGATCAACTATCTGGCCGCGGCCCAGGCATCGTTCGAATCCGGTGATCACGAGGCGGTGGATGAATTATTGCGCAAAGCCTTCGACAGCACCCCCGGCTCCGACATGGCGGTTGGCATTACCCAGGCCCAACTGCAGCTGGCCGGCAACCGGCTGGAGCAGGCCCTGGCCACGCTGGTTCGCCTGCGCAAACAGTCACCCCATCACCCCTTTGTGCTCAAGCTGCTGAAAAACACCTATTTGCGCCTGGAGGACTGGCGCGAACTGTCCCGGCTACTGCCCGAGCTGCGCAAACGCAGCGTGCTGTCGGAAGCCGAACTCAATGACCTTGAACGTCAGGTATGGCACAACCTGCTGGAGCGTGCCGCCGAGGATTGTCGGCGCCAGCAGCAACAGGACCCCGATGCGTCGCTGGAACCGCTAACCCGCCTCTGGGACGAACTACCGGGCTTCCTGCGCCGCGACGAATACACTATTCGGGATTATGCCCGCCTGCTGGCCGGCCTTGGCGACGAGGTTCAGACCGAAACGCTGTTGCGCAAGGTGCTGCGCAACCACTGGAGTGACGAGCTGATCAACCTCTATGGGCGGGTAAAAGGCCAGAAGCCAGATGAACAGTTATTGCTGGCAGAACAGTGGCTGAAAGACCGGCCGAACAACCCCGAGCTTCTGCTGGCGCTGGGCCGACTGAGCCTGCGCAACGAACTCTGGGGCAAGGCCCGGGAATATTTCGAAACCAGCCTGCGGCTGAAGCGCAGCCGGGAGGCTCTGGCTGAGCTGAGCCGCCTGAATGCCCACATGGGCGAGGAAGAGGCCAGCGTCAAACTGCTTATGCAGGGACTGGCCAAGGATAACGGATTGCCGGAACTGCCGATGCCAAGGGCCTGA
- a CDS encoding uroporphyrinogen-III C-methyltransferase, translated as MTDTTNQLPATVSKEPPARQKLWPIGLVAIIALIIAVALALWSWQQWNNHQAVMQKLQSLQQDTAQLEDRYGDRGSQQSQRLQSLEEKLASQRELIATQQRQIDHNARELLEAGNRTRTDWLLAEAEYLLRIANQRLMIEKDIRGAMSALQAADEVLAESDDIGVYPVRQQLAREILALKGLTGVDRTGLYLKLEAAIDSIHQLTDQALISENAPGFVVNTATEENSETGGEPGAIAQAWNKVKSTLMQVVVVRRMDEPVKPLLSPDQSAYARLNLQLMLEEAEMAVLRGNQPLYERALTKARTTIDTWYNPSNPRVTALSETLTELAGKNVDPELPDISQSLGLLKERLAGRLNGNNDDGEENTAGNGGDDT; from the coding sequence GTGACAGACACTACGAATCAACTGCCCGCAACCGTTTCCAAGGAACCACCCGCCCGCCAGAAACTGTGGCCAATAGGGCTCGTCGCCATCATTGCGCTGATTATCGCTGTCGCCCTGGCCCTCTGGAGCTGGCAGCAGTGGAACAATCACCAGGCCGTGATGCAGAAACTTCAGAGCCTGCAACAGGACACCGCCCAGCTTGAAGACCGATATGGCGACCGCGGCAGCCAGCAGAGCCAGCGTCTGCAGTCCCTGGAAGAGAAACTGGCAAGTCAGCGAGAGCTGATTGCCACCCAGCAGCGCCAGATCGACCACAATGCCCGTGAACTGCTGGAAGCCGGAAATCGCACACGGACCGACTGGTTGCTGGCCGAGGCGGAGTACCTGCTGCGCATTGCCAATCAGCGATTGATGATTGAAAAAGACATCCGCGGCGCGATGTCGGCCCTGCAAGCGGCCGACGAAGTGCTGGCCGAATCCGATGACATTGGTGTCTACCCCGTTCGCCAGCAGCTGGCCCGAGAAATCCTCGCACTCAAGGGCCTGACCGGCGTTGACCGTACTGGCCTCTACCTGAAACTGGAAGCGGCCATCGACAGCATTCACCAGCTTACCGACCAGGCCCTGATCAGCGAGAACGCACCCGGCTTCGTCGTCAACACAGCAACGGAAGAAAACTCTGAAACCGGCGGCGAGCCCGGCGCCATCGCACAGGCATGGAACAAGGTGAAATCAACCTTGATGCAGGTAGTGGTGGTGCGTCGCATGGACGAGCCGGTAAAACCCCTGCTATCCCCGGATCAGAGCGCCTATGCCCGACTCAACCTCCAACTGATGCTGGAAGAGGCAGAGATGGCGGTATTGCGGGGCAATCAGCCGCTGTATGAGCGTGCCCTCACCAAGGCCCGGACCACGATTGACACCTGGTACAACCCGAGCAACCCCCGGGTGACTGCACTGAGCGAGACCCTCACTGAGCTGGCTGGAAAGAACGTGGATCCGGAGCTGCCGGATATCAGCCAGTCCCTGGGCCTGCTCAAGGAGCGACTGGCCGGGCGACTCAATGGCAACAATGACGATGGCGAGGAGAACACTGCTGGTAATGGAGGCGACGATACATGA
- a CDS encoding uroporphyrinogen-III synthase, which produces MATHQPEPDLYGRRILICRPEPEASRLAKRFRSAGADVRILPLIDREPLPETPERRTLILSLDEFSHVIAVSPFAARLLLEEVDTWWPQMPMGIRWYGVGAGTAAVLAEHGLSPRRPPDGWTSEALLALPSLQKLQGERVLLARGETGRELIRETLEARGAQVTPLPLYRRFRPDHAPQKVRATLGTYDPEAIVALSGETLNNLIALCANSSHNLYDRLLIVPADRVAEQARAAGFTNPCIPGSLADNDIVATVAAQLAGRDGGSGKAK; this is translated from the coding sequence ATGGCCACACACCAACCTGAGCCCGACCTGTACGGCCGGCGGATCCTGATCTGCCGGCCCGAACCCGAGGCCTCCCGCCTGGCCAAGCGGTTTCGCTCAGCCGGTGCAGATGTCAGGATTCTGCCCCTGATTGACCGGGAGCCTCTGCCGGAAACGCCCGAGCGCCGCACACTTATTCTGAGCCTGGATGAATTTTCCCATGTGATCGCCGTCAGCCCGTTTGCCGCGCGATTGCTGCTGGAGGAGGTGGACACCTGGTGGCCGCAGATGCCAATGGGCATCCGCTGGTATGGTGTTGGTGCCGGTACAGCCGCCGTGCTTGCGGAACACGGCCTCAGCCCACGCCGGCCACCCGACGGCTGGACTAGCGAGGCTCTGCTGGCGCTGCCGTCACTGCAAAAGCTGCAAGGCGAACGGGTTCTGCTCGCCCGGGGGGAAACCGGGCGTGAACTGATTCGGGAAACCCTTGAAGCCCGTGGCGCACAGGTTACCCCGCTGCCTCTTTACCGCCGCTTTCGCCCCGACCACGCCCCACAGAAGGTCCGGGCCACCCTCGGCACCTATGATCCGGAGGCCATCGTCGCCCTGTCCGGAGAAACCTTGAACAATCTCATCGCACTATGTGCGAATAGCAGCCATAATCTATACGATAGGTTATTGATTGTTCCCGCAGATCGGGTTGCCGAACAGGCCCGGGCCGCGGGATTCACAAATCCGTGTATACCAGGAAGCCTTGCCGATAACGACATCGTGGCCACGGTTGCAGCGCAACTTGCCGGCCGGGACGGTGGCTCCGGAAAAGCCAAGTAA